The sequence below is a genomic window from Ovis aries strain OAR_USU_Benz2616 breed Rambouillet chromosome 19, ARS-UI_Ramb_v3.0, whole genome shotgun sequence.
GAACGGGGCTGGTACTCGCCATAAGGCAAACATGTTCTTGGGGTCCATGAAGTGGTTGATTGTCAGGTGCATCATTTCAAAATGCCCCCAATGGAGGTAACCGCCACCCAGTGCCAAGATTGCAAAGCTGCCTTCTGTGAACTCAGTGGCTTCAGTGGAAGGACCTCGTATGTCACGCAGGTTTTTAGGCTCTCTTCTCACTTTTGGCACAAGCGGTGCCCTTTCAACAAATCTCAGCTTGGGCTTTTCAGGAATGGAGACATCTTCAAACGTTGGCACCGGGAGCAGCGTCTTCAGGCAGGCACGGGTGGGCGGCACTGCCCACGAATCTGACAGGGTCGCTTGCAGGAGGGGGGCGCGGGCACCACTCAGCAGCCGCCACATGGTCCCGCGCGTGGGGCCGCCGAAGGCGACGCCCGGGAGCCTCGTCCCAAGCTgttcagatgaccattctatctactactgtatcgatctactactgtgggcaaggatcccttagaagaaatggagtagccatcatggtcaacaaaagagtccaaaatgcagtacttggatgcaatctcaaaaatgacagaatgatctctgttcatttccaaggcaaaccattcaatatcacagtaatccaagtctatgccctgaccagtaatgctgaagaagctgaagttgaatggttctatgaagacctacaagaccttgtagaactaacacccccaaacgatgtccttttcattataggggactggaatgcaaaagcaggaagtcaagaaacacctagaaaaagtgaagtgactcagtcgtgtcctactctttgtgaccccatgggctgtagcccaccaggctccttggtccatgggatttttccaggcatgaatactggaatgggttgccatttccttctccaggggatcttcccaacccagggatcaaacccgggtctcccacattgtaggcagacactttaccatctgagctaccagggaaacacctgagtaacaggcaaatttggccttggagtacagaatgaagcagggcagaggctaatagagttttgccaagagaacgcactggtcatagcaaacaccctctttcaacaacacaagagaagtctctacacatggacatcaccagatggcctaCGCTGAAATCAGagagattatattctttgcagccaaagatcaagaagctctatacagtcagcaaaaacaagaccgggagctgactgtggatcagatcatgaactccttcttgccaaattcagacttaaattgaagaaagtagggaaaaccgctagaccattcaggtatgacctaaatcaaatcccttatgattatacagtggaagtgagaaatagattcaagcgattagatctgctagacagagtgcctgaagaactatggacagaggtccatgacattgtacaggaggcaggggtcaagaccatccccaagaaaaagaaatgcaataaggcaaaatggttgcctgaggaggccttacaaatagctgagaaaagaagagaagtgaaaggcaaaggagaaaaggaaagatatacccatttgaatgcagagttccaaagaatagcagggagagatagaaagccttcctcgtgatcagtgcaaagaaatagaggaaaacaatagaatgggaaagattagagatctcttcaagaaaattagagataccaagggaacatttcatgcaaagatgggcacaataaaggacagaaatggcatggatctaacagaagcagaagatattaagaagaggtggcagcatacacagaagaactgtacaaaaaagatcttcatgcccagataatcatgatggtgtgatcactcacctagagccaatcATCCTGGAATGCTAaatcaagagggccttaggaagcatcactaccaacaaagctagtggaggtgatggaattccagttgagctgtttcaaatcttaaaagatgatgctgtgaaagtgctgcaccgaATATGCCaggaaagttggaaaactcagcagtggccacaggactagaaaaggtccgttttcattccagtcccaaagaaaggcaatgccaaagaatgctcagattcACTCATCTCGCaggctagtaatgctcaaaattctccaagccaggcttccacaaaACATGAatgatgaacttccagatgttcaagctggatttagaaaaggcagaggaaccagagatcaaattgccaacatctgatagatgatcgaaaaagcaaaagagttccaaaaaaaatgtacttctgctttattgactgtaccaaagcctttgactgtgtggatcacaacaaacggtggaaaattcttcaagagatgggaatacctagaccacctgacctgccccttgagagatctgtatgcaggtcaagaagcaacagttagaagtggacatggaacaacagactggttccaaatcaggaaaggagtaggtcaaggctgtatattttcaccctgcttatttaacttctatgcagagtacattgtgagaaatgctgggctggatgaagcatgagctggaatcaagattgccgggagaaatatcaataacctcagatatgcagatgacaccacccttatggcagaaagcaaagaagaactaaagagcctcctggtaaaagtgaaagaggggagtgaaaaatttggcttaaaactcaacattcagaaaacgaagatcatggcatccagccccatcagttcatggcaaatagatggggcaacagtggaaacagtgacagactttattttggggggcttcaaaatcactgcagatggtgactgcagccaagaaattaaaagatgcttgctccttggaagaaaagttgtgaccaacctacacagcatattaaaaagcagagacgttactttgccaacaaaggtccatctagtcaaagctgtggtttttccagtggtcatgtatggatgtgacagatGGACcgtaaataaagctgagcaccgaagaactggtgcttttgaactgtgctgatggagaggactcctgagagtcccttggactgcaaggagatctaaccagtctatcctaaaggaaatcagtcctgaatattcattggaaagactgatgctgaagctaaaactccaatactttagccacctgatgtgaagaactgactcagttgaaaagaccctgatggtgggaaagatggaaggcgagaggagaagggaatgacagatgatgagttggttggatggtatcaccaactcaatggacatgagtttgagtaaacgccaggagttagtgatggacagggaagcctggcatgctgcagtccatggggtctcaacgagtcggacacgactgagcaactgaactgaactggagatgtGTAACAGAGTGCctggtatttgttgttgttgttgtttttttaatggacttcaggttttaaaattgttttagctTTGATATTTGATTCATGACATACTATCCTCACTGGTCTCTGCAGTATGaaagacatatacacacttatatgtgcacacatacatgctACTTACACAAACAATTGAATCATGAATTATAACTTCCTATCTGTATGAATTTTCACCCCTCCTAACACATGGATTTTGTGTTTGCTCTTACCAGGCTTTTTAGAAAAGGTTCAATCACATATGTATGAATAGTTAAGCTGTTTGTAAtttgattttatttgctttacaTTACATTACTTATTGATTCAGGACATTTTTATTGAGGCCCACTACATATGAGGAGGCACTTTGCTAGTTACTGATGGCCTTGAGGTATAAAACCATGATGTGGTTCCTGCCTTTGCAAAGCTTCTGGtttcagataaagaaacaaataattatGATGTGCAAGGAAGAGTATTTTGCCTGTGGTGAGGACAGAATGTTGTAGGAGTTTATGAAAGGTGTATATAACCCAGCCCTTGTAGATGCCTGCTGGGAGGCATTCCTCTAGAAAGTAGGGTGATATCCAAGCTGATTTCTGGGCAATAAAGAGAAGGTAGGTGGGCAAAGGAGAAGAAACTAGACCAGGGTCCTGGGCAATGGGAACATCATAGGCAAAGGGTGGGAGGCACAAAGTCAATCTTGTGGCTTTGGCAGTACTGCATCTGTGTGAAGTTCAGTGATGTAAACCAATTCTGTGAGCAAAGAACAATGGAAGAAGAGTGGAAGATATGGATTCTGGTCCCATTTTCCTCTTCTAACTTAGTGGGTGATTCGTTTTTACATCTCTCAATGCCAGTTTTCTTGATATATGAAGTGCAGAAAAACATAATGATTATCCTTCTTTCTTAGAAGATGTAAAAATCACTCAAGGGGATTATACATAAAAACTCTCTGATAGGAACGACAGTGTTctttcagtcagtttagttgctcagtcatgtccaactctttgcaaccccatggactgcagcacgccaggcttccctgtccatcaccaactcctggagcttgctcaaactcatgtccatcaagtgggtgataccatccaaccatcttaccctctgtcacccacctcttctcctgccttcaatctttcccagcatcagggtcttttcaaatgagtcggttcttcgcatcaggtggccaaagtattggagtttcagcttcagcatctgtccttccagtgaatattcaggattgatttccttgaggattgactggttagatctccttgcagtccaggggactctcaagagtcttctccaacaccgcagttcaaaagcaccagttctttggcgctcagctttctttatggtggcttccctgatagctcagaggttaataaatctgcctgcgatgcgggagacctgggtttgatccccaggttgggaagatcccctggagaaggaaaaggcagcccattctagtacttttgcctggaaaatgccattgacggagaagcctggtaggctacagtcattgggattgcagagagtcgtacacgactgagcaacttcagtttctttcacagatttctttatagtccaaaggACTATAAGTCCAACAGTTCTTTAATGTCACAATTATGGATGATATTCACTAGGAAGAGACATGGTTGACATGCTAAATTCACTCTGAACAGTAAATACTATGGTGATGATCTAGCATCTCTGCTGTTGTGTGGTAGTTGATAgccacatgttttttttttttaattaaaattaaagaaaattaaaagtcacttgccaTCTTGACATTTCAGATGCTCAGTAGCTACATGTGGTTAGTGGCTACTGTATCAAATAGTGCAGCTATGGAACATTTCCATATCACAGAGTCCTGCTGAACAGCTCTGAACAGTACCCATACTAATGCAAGAATTGTCAGCTTCTAAAGCCTTaacatatttatattctttgGTGTCACATGCTCTTAGACTGTCAGCTGGGCAGATATGTAAGGATCTAGGTACATGGATGTCCACATCTATTAAAGAATCCTTTATAATAGATAGGGAAAGTAAACATCCCATTTGTCCAACAGTGGAGGCTGATTAAGTAAATAATGGTGTGTTTGTACACATCCATGTTTCTACACACTCAGTGGATACAGTATAACCATTGAAAGGGATAATACAGATAggcctttatttttattaaaagttacTCTACACTTATCAGTGAGTGAAAAGTCAAGTTAATATGCATAGCATGCATTCATTTTAGGATGAGTATGTCTGTATGTTGTTTATGTAAAGGATAGGGAGGGAAAAACAGAGTGCAcgagagaaagacacagaaataTTTGGAGCAATACTTACCAGGGTGTGAAAATTGTTTTTTAGTGGGTGAGATAACagattgttattttctttttccttacctTTATCTTCTGAGTTTTCTTCTAGCACATAAACTGTGtgtaatgaaaaagaagaaaagagaagggaaaaaagagaaaaaagggccAAAGTATTTACACTTGTCTGAAATGTCAGAATATAAAAATGGGCATGAATGAAAGACCATTGAGATGGTTTTTGAAAGTACAGTAGTTGCCCGATGATTTGCAGACATGTCCATGAGTTACATATTTTGTGAGGAAAAGGATTTATCTGCTTAAAACCTTGTCATTATGTGTTATTCACTGTGAAAAACATCTTTGGTCTTTCTGTGGAAACCTTTCTAGTCCCTTTGGCACTAGGCTCAAGAGTTAGCTCAGGTTCTCCTCAACCTGAAACGTCCTTGATTGTAAAATAGTTGATGTGTCTGAAAATGTGTAGaaaaggtgtgtatgtgtgtt
It includes:
- the LOC105603509 gene encoding large ribosomal subunit protein uL16m, coding for MWRLLSGARAPLLQATLSDSWAVPPTRACLKTLLPVPTFEDVSIPEKPKLRFVERAPLVPKVRREPKNLRDIRGPSTEATEFTEGSFAILALGGGYLHWGHFEMMHLTINHFMDPKNMFALWRVPAPFKAITRKSMGQRMGGGKGAIDHYVTPAKAGRLIVEVGGRCEFQEVQGILNQVAHKLPFPAKAVSRETLEKMQKDQEERERNNQNPWTFERITTANMLGIRKVLSPYDLTHRGRYWGKFYMPERV